ATTCTTTTAGCTGAGCATAAGGTAGAAGAAGCACTGGAGGCTTTAGATGCAGAAGAGAGAAACTCTCCGGAGCTCAAAACAACTGGGGAAATTTCAACCGAATTGTCCTCGTACAAATCTGCATTTTTGACACGCAAAGCAATGCTTGAGGAACAACTGATTGAAATTTCCGAACAACCTTTTGTAAATCTTCGTGAGCTTAGAAAGGCCTTATCTGGTTTATTAAGACTTGGTAAAGGTTCTTTGGCTCATCAATTACTGCTCAAGTCATTTGGGTCTCGTCTTCAAAGGAGCATCACgacttttcttccttcatgTGCTGCTTGTCCGAAGACATTTTCAGCTACTTTGGGTAAACTTGTATTTTCTGCAATTTCGTTGGCTACTAAAGAATCTGCTTCAATCTTTGGTGATGATCCTATTTACACAAATCGAGTTGTTCAATGGGCTGAATGTGAAATTGAATTCTTTGTACGATTGGTGAAAGAGAATGCACCATCTTCTGAGACAGTGTCTGCTCTGCGTGCAGCTAGCATATGCATACATGCTAGTCTTAATTACTGTTCATTATTGGAAACACAAGGCTTGAAACTGTCAAAGCTACTTTTGGTGCTCTTGCGGTCTTTTATGGAAGAAGTTCTCGAGTTGAACTTCCGAAGGGCTAGAAGAGGCATTCTTGACTTGGCTGAACCAGATGACAACTTTGTATTATCATCTCGCTTTGCGTCGCCATTGTCTCCATTTTTGACATCCTTGGATAGCTTGCTTGTGGTTAGTGGGATGAAGTTCATGCATATTGTTGATGTAAGTTGGTTATTCGTACTCAAATTGTTCTTGCTGAAAATTGTGTTGGttctttttgattttttacaTATtgcttctatttattttaaaaataattttggatgCTTTGCTAACTTATGCAGTATGCACCCGTTTATAATTTTAGCattgaaaaaattatctaatttttaatatcatagGTAGCCGAATCCCTCTGGTTTGAACCCATGACCTCAAAGCATTTGGTTTTGTAGCTTTGCCCTTTGTTCACCAGGCCAGTCACCACTATTTCAGAATTTGAAAAACTCTTAGTAATACAAAATGAGAGATTGAAGAAGGCGTAATACAAAGTAGAAGGGAAAAACTCCTGAAATGACCATtcaatttttactttatttggTAAGTTGGTGATTTTTTCATTAACTGACAATGTGATACTGGAACATGGCAATTTTTATAGGATATATTGGAACAGCTGACATCATCAGcagtttttcattttggagGCAACGTCTTGAATAGAATTTCTCAGTTGTTTGATAAATACATGGACGCCTTACGCAAAGCACTACCAGGCCCCTCGGATGATGAAAATCTTACAGAATTAAAAGAGCCTACACCCTTCAGAGTTGAAACTGATTCCGAAAAGTTAGCGATTCTTGGGATAGCATTTACCATTATGGATGAACTTTTACCAGATGCTGTGATGACCGTCTGGAAACGGCAGGATGAATTAGTCCAGAAGAATGAATCAACTGAGACTGTTGTGTATAATTCTGGAAGTTCTGTTGAACTGAAGGATTGGAAGCGCCATCTTCAAGTATCATTTGACAAGCTTAGAGATCACTTCTGCCGGCAGTATGTTTTGGGTTTCATATATtcaagagaaggaaaaacaagATTAGATGCATGGATTTATTTAAGTGGGGATGGACAACAGGATCTTCATTGGGGTTCTAATCCTCATCCATCACTTCCATTTCAGGTATCATCCCTTTATGTTAGAATATCGACGTGTTTATGATGCATTCTTAAGGCGTGTTGGATTTCCATGACTACTTAAAATGTATTgagaaaattatgtttatatgATTGCACGTCGTCGAATATCATACTTCGTTTGTATATGATGATCATTTTAGGCGACAAGTTATAGGATCTGGGCTTGGTAATCATAGACATGGAAAAACATTTTGGCTGAGCtgttatttttcattcttcattgttttaaTGCACTTTAGTTTGGTGTTTGGGCTTAAACCACATAATCAATTATCTAAATTTGTACTGTCTAAGTTCCTTGAGCTGCAACTCATTATCCGCCAAATTTACGGTATATGGTACAGAGTGTAGAGAATTCGAAATTCAAGCTATcagtattgtgagatcctacatcggttggagagaggaacgaagcattctttataagggtgtggaaacctctccctagtagatgtgttttaaaaccgtgaggctgacggcgatatgtaacgagccaaaatggacaatatttactagcggtagccttgggctgttacaaatggtattggaGCCAGACACGACGCTGGCCCCTAAgaggagtagattgtgagatcttatatcggttggagaggagaacgaaacattccttataagggcgtagaaaactctccctagtagacgcgttttaaaaccgtgaggctgacagcgatacgtaacgggccaaagcagacaataccTACTTGCAATGaccttgggctgttacaagtaTAAACATGGAATTAAATTGTGTAAGATTATAAGTAGAGGCCAAAGGTTTGGCCAACTTCACAAGAGATAAAGTAGCATTCTCTAATCCAATTTGATGGCCAGGGACTGAATTAACAGCAATATGATCCACAGCCATACTGCTGGCTTCTGCCTGTTTCAAACTCTTCTTTTGTGTGTGTAAAAAAGAACTTACTACTCTGTTGATATATCAGTTTTCATGCTATGAACGTGATTTCTGGCATTATTGCAGGCACTATTTGCAAAATTGCAACAATTGGCAATTGTTGCAGGAGATGTCTTGCTTGGGAAAGAGAAGATACAGAAGATTTTGCTTGCTAGGCTGACAGAGACCTTCCTTATCTGGTTGTCTGATGACCAAGAGTTTTGGGGCGTTTTTGAAGACGATTCAGTCGATCTTCTGCCAGTCGGTTTGCAGCAGGTATGTCTCATCTGGCTCTCCTGAGTGCCTTTAACTACATCTCTTATCATTCATAAAGTTTCAAACTTAAACAAGTTTAAGCACCACCAAGAAGCCAAGTTCTCTATACTATAGACAAAAGAGTTCcaaaaaattttcattctaaaaaattcttcgatttctttccttccaaGTTGATCATAATGTAGTGTTAATCGAACGATCCCAGCGGATCTTAGTCTTCCTTTTAAAGTGAGTCCCCAATAGACTCCAACGGCCAGTCATTAACCTTCTTAGGGAGGGTAATTGAGTAACCATACTTCTTGAAAATAAACGATGAACTTAGCCACCAAGTGATCATGGATTCATTCCCATGTCGAGGGGGAGATAGTTCAAGATAGAAATTTCCTTTGCAGTCTGTCAGCAATATTAAAACCTCTATAAATCACTGTCCACAAAACACGGTAAGGTATCTCCCTTCTAACTCGGGTTTTACTATTCTTTCACAAGGTAAATAGACTTTGCCAACCTCCCTTCAAAATCCTCGACGCGTTGTCTGAAAGCGCGAATACGTGCTTCTATCAATTCCCCTCGAAGCCTGATTTTCTTCCAAACTTAAGAAGTGCTTCAGTTTGCTCCTTCACCTCTCCAACACAGTAAAGTGTCATTACCACTCTATTCCCAACATAGCATCCCACAACGTTAACCCTTGCTTGGTCGGTTTTGAGATGCATATGAACAGAAAAGAGTGGACAGCACCCTGAAGCAACACAGAACACTCccagaaaatttgaaatggcTGCTAATCTCACCCCTTCATCTGAGAACTttctacaaacaaaaaataggaATAAGAAAGTAATACTACCCCCTctaatttcattcataagcAATGAAATAGagagtttttttcttcttcaaaggaaaaatgaaCCTGTGCATAACATCTTTCTCTTGGCAGCTAATTCTGGATATGCACTTCACGGTTGAAATAGCACGTTTTGCTGGCTATCCGTCTCGCCAAATCCATCAGATTGCATCTGCTATCATCGCTCGTGCCATCAGGACATTTTCTGATAGAGGCATTGATCCACAAAggtctctctttctctctctatctctctcacATATGCTCACGCACGCGCGCACACACGCCACACGTTCTCTTTTGCTGCTATGCTGCCTTTTTAAAGGAATCGAAAAACTGAACTACTACGTATGATTAGTGCTCTCCCTGAGGATGAATGGTTTCTTGAAACTGCCAAGTCTGCAATCAGCAAACTACTAGGAGCTGACGGGTCCGATAGTTCCGAGATTGATGATGATCACATTATTCTACACCACGACGACGACGACTCGGATTCTGATGATACTACTTCCTCTCTTTCAACACTAGAATCTACAGAGTCTTTTGCCTCTGCAAGTATGGGAGAGCTTGAGAGTCCATCTGATCTCACCGATTCCGAGAACTAGTTTCGAAAAGAGGGCGGGTGAAAAGCTGACCCCCCCTTCATTTTTAGCCATTGTCAACCTTTAGAGATCGCTTCCGATGGAGTCGTGATCGGATTTTGAGGTATGAGATTGTAGAATACAAGGTTTGTAATAGTGTTTATTGTAGATGTAGTGTAGTTGTTGATGTTTAATGTGGTGATGAATAAACTATTAATGTATTTGCATGCTGTATTTATCCAATGATCATATCTTTCCCAGAAACGAGAAGTATGATCATCCACAGTTCATAGACATGTTTGAAACATAGGTCCAACATATCATggtttaatgtaatttttttctgTTAAGGTGTTttgataattataattattattattattatttttgttcgaCCTTAGGCGAGATTTGTCTTGATCAACCGAACACAACTCGTGTGTAATCCAAACTTGTTTGGGCGCACACGATGCTTATGCGTGCATGGTCAATCATCAGCGTCTTTAGCCAACTTGCCTCTACTTTAGGTCAAGTCATCTAGCTCGATCTTGCCTCtacctatttatttattagtcaaacatttaattaacatTTGCCACTCAATTTCAAggtatatttgaaaaattacattCTAAAGAcgtaatatttatttttaggagttgTTCGAGGatcgaaaaaaataattatagaattaaatatCTTAAGAAAATTAGTGAACTCGAGAACAATCTAACTCAATTACccaaataatttgataatgTAGCATAACTCTATAAATTGGGTTGAGCTCTTCGTGTTCTTCGAATTATCGAGTATCTTGGACATTCCATTCCAAATTGAACCGAATCTATCGATTAATTTAATGTACTTAAGTGGATAAGACTTTGCTAatatcgatttttttttttttttttcgaaccaaaatttttaacttattaatTAAGACTATATGAATTAATTACGTcgtaaaaatgttaaaatttaatcgatgagatttttcaacaaaaatttatgatttaatgcATAACAATTAACAATCAAGATAATTTCGAGCGGGAAAATCATGGTCACTAATCGATTCTTAGGGCTCAAAAAAGCGGGAAGAAATGGTCAGTTGAATTTCCTCTCTCGAAATCCGAAGCATCGACgtgggtttagggtttttgaatTTAGGGTTTCTTCACAATTGATCAAATGGATTCTGAAAGCGAGAGGAAAAGGGAAGTAATCgtggattttgattttgggagCGATTCTGGAGATGTCGATCTCAGCGGTAAAGTCCATCAGCTTCCGTGTGCCGTTAAATTCGATGGTCCTTGCTCTGTTTCTCAGTATTTTAAACCTAAATCCACTGGTAATGCACTACTTTTCGCTGTTTCTCCTGGTCCGTTTCATACTGAATAgtctctttttcattcttcttttctttctattcaAGGAATTGAGGTTGATGGTTTGAGCGTTGAGAATGCTTATTTCAGAGGAAGAAAGTTGCAGGGAGCTACCATTTCCCTTCCGGAAGGCTACTCTGGTAACATAAAATGCTTTCAGTTCTGAGTTCATTGAAAAGTGCATATTGTTTGTTGTGTGATCCCAAGTTGGTTGGAGGGAGGaacaaacattccttataaggatgtgaaatcctctccctagtagacgcgttttaaaatcgtgaagctgacggcaatacgtaatgggctaaagtggatatggtgggcttgagctgttacaaatggtatcaaagccaaataCCGGGCGCTGTGCCAACGAAGATGCTAGACCcccaagggggtagattgtaaaatcccatatcggttggagagaggaacaaaacattccttataaggatgtggaaacctctccctagtatacgcgttttaaaatcgtgaggctgatggtgatacgtaataagctaaaatggataatatttgctagcggtgagcttggaatTTTACATTAACTTAGTtgagtttctattttttagaaaCATCATTTTGAGCTAGCTACGAACATTTCTGTGATTCGAAAATGTTGCTGTTGTGAGCACAAGTTTTTCTAGCTCTGTTGGATGTTTTTGGttgtgtttgaatttttttttatcttaaagtGGAATCTTTCTGCTCTCCCTATATTGATCAATGATTAGATATTCACAGGATCTTGTCTTGTCTTAAACAATCGTTTTCCGACAAATCAAGAACTCATCAAAAGCCATATATCAAACACAAATGGCTTGCTGATATTAGATTATCAAATGAAGTTTATTCCAATTTCAAGCATACTCAAAACTGGCTTCCTTAAAATTGTGCATGTTTTCACTCACctgttttaattcatttagttGATATCTGATATGGAAGTAGTTTCAAGACCCATTTCTATTGGCTATGGTGAATCATTGTTGATTATAAGAATTCAAATAAGCAGAAATTAAACACACCGGTAAGTTCTTGTTctacagcccaaacccaccattagcaggtattgtcctttttgggctttccctttcgagcttcccctcaatgtttttaaagctcacctgctagggagaggtttctacacagttataaagaatgcttcttatttctctcacaatccacccctttcaggacccagcgtcctcgctggcattcgttcccctctccaatcgatgtctTTCCCCTCatcgtgggatctcacatgtcCTATAATTCTTAGGCTATTTTCTGTTTGATGTTCTTATTTCACTTATAATACGCCTGCATATATTTTGAAGGAATTTCAACATGCATCCTGCTTGtgttttgtgaagaaaataagcCATTCCTATAATTCTTagtctttctttctcctcagCTCCTTCAGCTGGTTTTTTTCATAACggttattttgaaaaacttcATTTGGTATTCTCTTTAACTAAAGATTAGCTCATACATGGGCAAGTTTCCCTGTTCGCATTCCTTGTTTTGCATTCCTTGTTTTGCATTCCTTGTTTTGCATTCATGAACATTGTGAAAAAGAGACAACTTGAACCTTCTCATTTAGTATGAATACgatatgttgttttctttttaggaGATTTGGTATGAAAGAACTATAGATTTTCATGTCTCTTTTAGTTATTAGGCTGCTATATAAGAACAGTTTTGTAACTATCCCTTTTTGTGTTTGTAATTCTAGCCAATTGGAAAGTATCTGTATTAAgggccttttttttttaatggatacGAGGATATCTGATCTTCTATCCTTTTGAGTTAATGTAAATGTTTTCTGtcgttaaaaaaagaaagatgttcTGTTTCGTgtgtgtaacaacccaaattcacaactagcagatattgtccgctttggcgttgtcaacctcacgacTTTgacagcctcacagttttaaaaaccgtgagggaaaatccaaaagaaaaagttcaaagaggacaatatctgctaacggtgggcttgagccgttagaGTGAACTTCTGTACTAAGGCAACCATAGcaaatattgatataaatttCTTCCACAATTCATTTAACCATTTTGAACTAAAGGATCTATATCTATCTGTAAATGTTGTTCTTCAGGCTATGTGATAGGGAGGAAAAGTCATGGAAAGAGAAAAGCTTCCGAAGAGTCTCAGGACTCAAGCTCTTGGCAAGTGAAGGCCAAATTTGAGAACATTACATATTGGAACCATGACACCCTACCAACACAAGATGATACGTTCCCGCGTTCTTTTCACTGGCTGACCGTTGCACAAGCAGTATGATCAACACACACTAAATGATTCATAATTTTTGGCTCTAGATATATACGCATGTCCTGTTTGCGTATTTTCTGAATCCAAGTACTAAACTGCTTTGAGAATTGAGAATAGTTTCATACAAGCTTTGAACTTACGAttaagaaatggaaaagaaattggcgtttcttttatatcaaatatattaggTTTGttattgtaacagctcaagcccaccactactagcagatactgtcttctttgggctttctctttcggactttctctcaaggtttttaaaacgcgtctgctaggtagaagtttccacacccttataaagaatgtttcgttctcctctcccacCGATATGGGATCCGTTTGTGCATAGCTTGTCTCCAATATTGGccaaatatgaaaaaagtTCCATATTgtttataacatttattttgaCTGATCTTTGAAGAATTTAGCATTCTTGTATAACTTGTTTGTCTTCtctattcataaatttatttcctCAAGTTTACCAACTCCTGGAATTTTGTTTATGGCTGCAGTTGCACAAACCGGCAACAGCAGAAGACTTGGCAGCTGCATCTACTGCTCTCAAGAACATGAGTTGATCAAGAAGATCATGTGCTCTAACACTAAGGTAGTATGAAATGATTCCGCACCACTTCTATTTGTATTTGGTCACATTATTATCTATGTTACCAATTTATTTAATGGGTTTGGCATGATCATGATCT
This genomic interval from Cucurbita pepo subsp. pepo cultivar mu-cu-16 chromosome LG20, ASM280686v2, whole genome shotgun sequence contains the following:
- the LOC111782714 gene encoding exocyst complex component EXO84C isoform X1 yields the protein MESSEEEDDFPSIESIIPQSKVDSLYQSHTEQGIRRLCCELMDLKDAVENLCGNMQTKYLAFLRISEEAVEMEHELVELQKHISSQRILVQDLMTGVCHELEQWSQSNDGTDEVKDEAKIYDPQDSLSKLEDGHNMVFLENVDILLAEHKVEEALEALDAEERNSPELKTTGEISTELSSYKSAFLTRKAMLEEQLIEISEQPFVNLRELRKALSGLLRLGKGSLAHQLLLKSFGSRLQRSITTFLPSCAACPKTFSATLGKLVFSAISLATKESASIFGDDPIYTNRVVQWAECEIEFFVRLVKENAPSSETVSALRAASICIHASLNYCSLLETQGLKLSKLLLVLLRSFMEEVLELNFRRARRGILDLAEPDDNFVLSSRFASPLSPFLTSLDSLLVVSGMKFMHIVDDILEQLTSSAVFHFGGNVLNRISQLFDKYMDALRKALPGPSDDENLTELKEPTPFRVETDSEKLAILGIAFTIMDELLPDAVMTVWKRQDELVQKNESTETVVYNSGSSVELKDWKRHLQVSFDKLRDHFCRQYVLGFIYSREGKTRLDAWIYLSGDGQQDLHWGSNPHPSLPFQALFAKLQQLAIVAGDVLLGKEKIQKILLARLTETFLIWLSDDQEFWGVFEDDSVDLLPVGLQQLILDMHFTVEIARFAGYPSRQIHQIASAIIARAIRTFSDRGIDPQSALPEDEWFLETAKSAISKLLGADGSDSSEIDDDHIILHHDDDDSDSDDTTSSLSTLESTESFASASMGELESPSDLTDSEN
- the LOC111782714 gene encoding exocyst complex component EXO84C isoform X2, whose translation is MNCHFGTILWNWISEEAVEMEHELVELQKHISSQRILVQDLMTGVCHELEQWSQSNDGTDEVKDEAKIYDPQDSLSKLEDGHNMVFLENVDILLAEHKVEEALEALDAEERNSPELKTTGEISTELSSYKSAFLTRKAMLEEQLIEISEQPFVNLRELRKALSGLLRLGKGSLAHQLLLKSFGSRLQRSITTFLPSCAACPKTFSATLGKLVFSAISLATKESASIFGDDPIYTNRVVQWAECEIEFFVRLVKENAPSSETVSALRAASICIHASLNYCSLLETQGLKLSKLLLVLLRSFMEEVLELNFRRARRGILDLAEPDDNFVLSSRFASPLSPFLTSLDSLLVVSGMKFMHIVDDILEQLTSSAVFHFGGNVLNRISQLFDKYMDALRKALPGPSDDENLTELKEPTPFRVETDSEKLAILGIAFTIMDELLPDAVMTVWKRQDELVQKNESTETVVYNSGSSVELKDWKRHLQVSFDKLRDHFCRQYVLGFIYSREGKTRLDAWIYLSGDGQQDLHWGSNPHPSLPFQALFAKLQQLAIVAGDVLLGKEKIQKILLARLTETFLIWLSDDQEFWGVFEDDSVDLLPVGLQQLILDMHFTVEIARFAGYPSRQIHQIASAIIARAIRTFSDRGIDPQSALPEDEWFLETAKSAISKLLGADGSDSSEIDDDHIILHHDDDDSDSDDTTSSLSTLESTESFASASMGELESPSDLTDSEN
- the LOC111782715 gene encoding uncharacterized protein C12B10.15c yields the protein MDSESERKREVIVDFDFGSDSGDVDLSGKVHQLPCAVKFDGPCSVSQYFKPKSTGIEVDGLSVENAYFRGRKLQGATISLPEGYSGYVIGRKSHGKRKASEESQDSSSWQVKAKFENITYWNHDTLPTQDDTFPRSFHWLTVAQALHKPATAEDLAAASTALKNMS